A genome region from Arthrobacter agilis includes the following:
- a CDS encoding sugar porter family MFS transporter — MSSTTGHGTTAGADGGTQRRYLRRVTWVATLGGLLFGFDTGVINGALPFMVDDLGLTAFTEGLVASSLVFGAAFGALAGGRLADAYGRRRMIIVLAVIFLVGTLGSALAPGVTVMVASRLVLGLAVGGASVMVPIFLAELSPAARRGQVVTRNELMIVTGQLLAFSTSALLGGLFGDSHGIWRWMLVLATLPAIGLWIGMHFVPESPRWLAGHGDFGVALRVLQRLRTAVVARQEYEEVRSMALEDREREDGGFRDLREPWLRRIFLVGLGLAVIQQITGVNSIMYYGTQILVVAGFGTQAALTANIANGVISVAATFVGIWLLGRVGRRPMLLVGQIGTTSALLAIGLVSLLVPEGTARGFLILSLTVTFLAFQQGAISPVTWLMLSEIFPMRLRGLGMGAAVFVLWMVNFAVSLSFPILMDAITISNTFFVFVVLGVAAIVFARRYVPETRGRTLEELEHEFKSAAGTPRR, encoded by the coding sequence ATGAGCAGCACGACGGGGCACGGTACGACGGCGGGCGCCGACGGCGGGACGCAGCGGAGATACCTGCGGCGCGTCACCTGGGTCGCGACCCTCGGCGGACTGCTGTTCGGCTTCGACACCGGGGTGATCAACGGCGCCCTGCCGTTCATGGTGGACGACCTCGGCCTCACGGCGTTCACCGAGGGACTCGTGGCGAGCTCGCTGGTCTTCGGGGCGGCGTTCGGCGCCCTGGCCGGCGGCAGGCTGGCCGATGCCTACGGGCGCAGGAGGATGATCATCGTGCTCGCCGTCATCTTCCTCGTCGGGACCCTCGGATCCGCGCTGGCACCCGGTGTCACGGTCATGGTGGCCTCGCGGCTCGTCCTCGGGCTGGCGGTCGGAGGTGCCTCCGTGATGGTGCCGATCTTCCTCGCCGAGTTGTCGCCGGCCGCACGGCGCGGCCAGGTGGTCACGCGCAACGAGCTGATGATCGTGACCGGGCAGCTGCTCGCCTTCAGCACGAGCGCGCTCCTCGGCGGCCTGTTCGGTGACAGCCACGGCATCTGGCGCTGGATGCTGGTCCTCGCGACCCTCCCTGCCATCGGGCTGTGGATCGGCATGCACTTCGTCCCGGAGAGCCCCCGCTGGCTCGCCGGCCACGGGGACTTCGGTGTCGCGCTGCGCGTGCTGCAGCGGCTGCGGACCGCCGTCGTCGCCCGGCAGGAGTACGAAGAGGTCAGGTCGATGGCCCTCGAGGACCGCGAACGCGAGGACGGAGGCTTCCGTGACCTGCGCGAGCCGTGGCTCCGCCGGATCTTCCTGGTGGGACTCGGCCTGGCCGTCATACAGCAGATCACGGGCGTGAACTCGATCATGTACTACGGCACGCAGATCCTCGTCGTCGCGGGCTTCGGGACACAGGCCGCGCTGACCGCGAACATCGCCAACGGGGTGATCTCGGTGGCGGCCACCTTCGTCGGGATCTGGCTGCTGGGCAGGGTGGGGCGCAGGCCCATGCTGCTGGTGGGCCAGATCGGGACGACGTCGGCCCTGCTCGCCATCGGGCTCGTCTCGCTGCTGGTCCCCGAGGGCACCGCCCGCGGGTTCCTCATCCTGTCGCTGACGGTGACGTTCCTGGCCTTCCAGCAGGGCGCCATCTCGCCCGTGACCTGGCTGATGCTGTCGGAGATCTTCCCCATGCGCCTGCGGGGCCTCGGCATGGGCGCGGCCGTGTTCGTCCTGTGGATGGTGAACTTCGCCGTGAGCCTCAGCTTCCCGATCCTCATGGACGCCATCACCATCTCGAACACCTTCTTCGTGTTCGTGGTCCTCGGGGTCGCGGCCATCGTCTTCGCGCGCCGCTACGTCCCCGAGACCCGGGGTCGAACCCTCGAGGAACTGGAGCACGAGTTCAAGTCCGCCGCAGGGACTCCCCGGCGGTAG
- a CDS encoding SRPBCC family protein produces the protein MTTPGNDPYLISRERLIHAPAGRIFDVLATPALHSVIDGSGTVRGEQPNGPARLSPGARFGMDMRIGAPYRILNRVVEFEEGRRIAWRHFSSHVWRYTLEPRGDATLVREEWDGRAVPWRIVFRLTGFTCRHPASIEATLGKLEDYVLQQRDAA, from the coding sequence ATGACGACGCCGGGCAACGACCCCTACCTCATCTCCCGCGAGCGGCTCATCCATGCCCCCGCCGGACGGATCTTCGACGTCCTCGCGACACCCGCCCTCCACAGCGTGATCGACGGGTCGGGGACGGTGCGCGGCGAGCAGCCGAACGGACCCGCGCGTCTGTCGCCGGGGGCGCGGTTCGGCATGGACATGAGGATCGGCGCCCCGTACAGGATCCTGAACCGCGTGGTGGAGTTCGAGGAGGGCCGCCGCATCGCGTGGCGGCACTTCTCGTCGCACGTCTGGCGCTACACCCTCGAGCCCCGGGGGGACGCCACCCTGGTACGGGAGGAATGGGACGGACGGGCCGTGCCGTGGAGGATCGTGTTCCGGCTGACCGGCTTCACCTGCAGGCATCCGGCGAGTATCGAGGCGACGCTCGGCAAGCTCGAGGACTACGTCCTGCAGCAGCGCGACGCCGCGTGA
- the sucD gene encoding succinate--CoA ligase subunit alpha yields MSIYLNKDSKVIVQGITGGEGTKHTALMLKAGTQVVGGVNARKAGTTVTHGDVTLPVYGTVEEAIRETGADVSIVFVPPAFTKDAVVEAIEAGIGLVVVITEGVPVQDSAAFWALAQSKVDADGRQVTRIIGPNCPGIITPGESLVGITPANITGKGGVGLVSKSGTLTYQMMFELRDLGFSTAIGIGGDPVIGTTHIDALAAFEADPETKAIVMIGEIGGDAEERAAEFIKAHVTKPVVGYVAGFTAPEGKTMGHAGAIVSGSAGTAQAKKEALEAAGVKVGKTPSETATLLREVYATL; encoded by the coding sequence GTGTCTATCTACCTCAACAAGGATTCCAAGGTCATCGTCCAGGGCATCACGGGCGGTGAAGGCACCAAGCACACCGCCCTGATGCTGAAGGCCGGCACGCAGGTCGTCGGCGGCGTCAACGCCCGCAAGGCCGGCACCACCGTCACGCACGGCGACGTCACCCTGCCGGTCTACGGCACGGTCGAGGAAGCCATCCGGGAGACCGGCGCCGACGTGTCGATCGTCTTCGTCCCGCCGGCCTTCACCAAGGACGCCGTCGTCGAGGCGATCGAGGCCGGTATCGGCCTCGTCGTCGTCATCACCGAAGGCGTCCCCGTGCAGGATTCGGCCGCGTTCTGGGCCCTCGCCCAGTCGAAGGTCGACGCCGACGGCCGCCAGGTCACCCGCATCATCGGACCGAACTGCCCCGGCATCATCACGCCGGGCGAGTCCCTCGTGGGCATCACGCCGGCGAACATCACCGGCAAGGGTGGCGTGGGCCTCGTCTCGAAGTCGGGCACCCTGACCTACCAGATGATGTTCGAGCTGCGCGACCTCGGCTTCTCGACCGCCATCGGCATCGGCGGCGACCCTGTCATCGGCACCACGCACATCGACGCCCTCGCGGCCTTCGAAGCGGACCCCGAGACCAAGGCCATCGTGATGATCGGCGAGATCGGCGGCGACGCCGAGGAGCGTGCCGCCGAGTTCATCAAGGCGCACGTCACCAAGCCGGTCGTCGGCTACGTGGCGGGCTTCACGGCTCCCGAGGGCAAGACCATGGGCCACGCCGGTGCCATCGTCTCCGGGTCCGCCGGAACCGCCCAGGCCAAGAAGGAGGCCCTCGAGGCCGCCGGGGTCAAGGTCGGCAAGACGCCGTCCGAGACCGCGACGCTGCTCCGTGAGGTCTACGCGACCCTCTGA
- a CDS encoding zinc-dependent alcohol dehydrogenase family protein produces MRATIIHGPGDIRVEDRDYPSIIRPTDAVVRVTASCVCGSDLWPYRGVRPTKEPKAIGHEFVGVVESVGDDVTDVAVGDFVIAPFVDSCGTCPQCLNGVTVACDHLAGWGSTDEHGDFVEGGQGEAVRVPQADGTLRKVEGVSEPDAALTASLLTLSDVMSTGHHAAVSANVGPGSTVVVVGDGAVGLCGVLAAKRLGAGRIIAMSRHEDRQALAREFGATDIVAERGDDGVAKVRELLGGVLADSVLECVGTKESMDQALRSTRPGGHLGFVGVPAGGPELPIGVLFAKNITVGGGMAPAHTYIPELLKDVLDGTINPGRVFDVEMPLEDAAEAYRAMDERRAIKVLLKP; encoded by the coding sequence ATGCGCGCCACCATCATCCACGGACCGGGCGATATCCGTGTCGAGGACAGGGACTACCCGAGCATCATCCGTCCCACCGACGCCGTCGTCAGGGTCACGGCCTCGTGCGTCTGCGGCTCGGACCTCTGGCCCTACCGCGGCGTCCGCCCCACCAAGGAGCCCAAGGCGATCGGCCACGAGTTCGTCGGCGTCGTGGAGTCCGTGGGCGACGACGTCACGGACGTCGCGGTCGGCGATTTCGTGATCGCGCCGTTCGTGGACAGCTGCGGCACCTGCCCCCAGTGCCTCAACGGCGTGACGGTCGCCTGCGACCACCTCGCGGGCTGGGGCAGCACCGACGAGCACGGCGACTTCGTGGAGGGCGGCCAGGGCGAGGCCGTGCGCGTCCCGCAGGCGGACGGCACGCTGCGCAAGGTCGAGGGGGTCTCCGAGCCCGACGCCGCGCTGACGGCCAGCCTCCTGACCCTCTCCGACGTGATGTCCACCGGCCACCACGCCGCCGTGTCGGCGAACGTCGGCCCGGGCAGCACCGTCGTCGTCGTGGGTGACGGCGCGGTGGGCCTGTGCGGTGTCCTCGCAGCGAAGCGCCTCGGCGCCGGACGCATCATCGCGATGTCCCGCCACGAGGACCGCCAGGCACTCGCCCGCGAGTTCGGCGCCACCGACATCGTCGCCGAGCGCGGCGACGACGGCGTGGCGAAGGTGCGCGAGCTGCTCGGGGGAGTGCTCGCCGATTCGGTCCTCGAGTGCGTGGGCACCAAGGAATCCATGGACCAGGCGCTGCGCAGCACGCGTCCCGGCGGACACCTCGGCTTCGTCGGGGTCCCGGCGGGAGGACCCGAACTGCCCATCGGCGTCCTGTTCGCGAAGAACATCACAGTGGGTGGCGGCATGGCCCCGGCTCACACCTACATCCCCGAACTGCTGAAGGACGTCCTCGACGGGACGATCAATCCCGGCCGGGTGTTCGACGTCGAGATGCCCCTCGAGGACGCCGCCGAGGCGTACCGGGCGATGGACGAGCGCCGCGCCATCAAGGTGCTGCTGAAGCCCTGA
- the sucC gene encoding ADP-forming succinate--CoA ligase subunit beta: MDLFEYQARDLFEAHGVPVLAGIVAHTPEEARAAAEKIGGVVVVKAQVKVGGRGKAGGVKVAKTPDEAFSYASDILGMDIKGHTVHKVMIAQGADIAEEYYFSVLLDRSNRNYLAMCSVEGGMEIEQLAVERPEALARIAVDPATGIDQAKAEEIVDAAGFAPELRDGVVNTILRLWDVFVKEDATLVEVNPLVKTGSGDILALDGKVTIDENAGFRHADHAALEDKDAADPLEAKAKENDLNYVKLDGEVGIIGNGAGLVMSTLDVVAYAGEAHGNVKPANFLDIGGGASAEVMAAGLDVILNDSQVKSVFVNVFGGITACDAVANGIVKALEILGDEANKPLVVRLDGNNVEEGRRILAEANHPLVTLADTMDEGADKAAALAYGK; encoded by the coding sequence GTGGACCTGTTCGAATATCAGGCGCGCGATCTTTTCGAGGCACACGGGGTTCCCGTGCTCGCCGGCATCGTGGCGCACACCCCGGAAGAAGCCAGGGCTGCAGCCGAGAAGATCGGCGGCGTCGTCGTGGTCAAGGCCCAGGTCAAGGTGGGCGGTCGCGGCAAGGCCGGCGGCGTCAAGGTCGCCAAGACGCCCGACGAGGCCTTCTCCTACGCGTCGGACATCCTCGGGATGGACATCAAGGGACACACGGTCCACAAGGTGATGATCGCGCAGGGCGCCGACATCGCCGAGGAGTACTACTTCTCCGTCCTGCTCGACCGTTCCAACCGCAACTACCTGGCCATGTGCTCGGTCGAGGGCGGCATGGAGATCGAGCAGCTCGCCGTCGAGCGCCCGGAGGCCCTGGCGCGCATCGCCGTCGACCCGGCCACCGGCATCGACCAGGCCAAGGCCGAGGAGATCGTCGACGCGGCGGGCTTCGCCCCCGAACTGCGCGACGGCGTCGTCAACACCATCCTCAGGCTGTGGGACGTCTTCGTGAAGGAGGACGCCACCCTGGTGGAGGTCAACCCGCTCGTGAAGACCGGCAGCGGCGACATCCTCGCACTGGACGGCAAGGTCACGATCGACGAGAACGCCGGGTTCCGCCACGCGGACCACGCCGCCCTCGAGGACAAGGACGCTGCGGACCCCCTGGAGGCCAAGGCCAAGGAGAACGACCTCAACTACGTCAAGCTCGACGGCGAGGTCGGCATCATCGGCAACGGCGCCGGGCTGGTCATGTCGACCCTCGACGTCGTCGCCTACGCCGGCGAGGCGCACGGCAACGTGAAGCCCGCCAACTTCCTGGACATCGGAGGTGGAGCGTCCGCCGAGGTCATGGCCGCCGGACTGGACGTCATCCTCAACGACAGCCAGGTCAAGAGCGTCTTCGTGAACGTCTTCGGCGGCATCACCGCATGCGACGCCGTGGCCAACGGCATCGTCAAGGCGCTCGAGATCCTCGGCGACGAGGCCAACAAGCCCCTCGTCGTGCGACTGGACGGCAACAACGTCGAAGAGGGCCGCCGCATCCTCGCCGAGGCGAACCACCCGCTGGTCACCCTCGCCGACACCATGGACGAAGGCGCCGACAAGGCCGCCGCGCTGGCCTACGGAAAGTAA
- the pcrA gene encoding DNA helicase PcrA, with amino-acid sequence MDMLFDPYVSPLTPAEKKRAREAAMAGTAGPADPATEHVPSRAGVDEHRAHELLVGLNPQQEEAVKHGGSPLLIVAGAGSGKTRVLSHRIAYLLATGRSHPGQILAITFTNKAAAEMRERIEGLIGDVAKRMWISTFHSSCVRILRREAASVGLNSNFSIYDSADTLRLITLVAKGLDLDPKKFAPKAIQHKISALKNELIDEESFASGVDPSDPFEQAVAEVYSGYAQRMRQANAMDFDDLIAQTVFMFRAFPGVADYYRRRFRHVLVDEYQDTNHAQYALVREIVGVPGESSDDPAELTVVGDSDQSIYAFRGADVRNIVEFENDYPSARTILLEQNYRSTQNILSAANAVISRNPDRPEKRLWTAEGSGEKIVGYVGENEHEEARFIAEEIDRLQDEEDIRPGDVAIFYRTNAQSRSIEEILLRVGLPYKVVGGTRFYERKEIKDALAYLRVLVNQDDVVNLRRILNEPKRGIGDRAEYAIAALSERERISFMEALRRADQAPGMATRSVNSVAGFVKLIDDLAEVASGSGASAALEAVLEQTGYLEQLRTSNDPQDESRVENLAELVAVVREFERDNPEGTLGDFLEQVSLVADADQIPDAPDGSAADVQRAVEEARRQGVVTLMTLHTAKGLEFPVVFLTGMEQGIFPHQRSATDPKELAEERRLAYVGLTRARQRLYVTRSEVRSMWGQSQYNPASQFVSEIPEDLILWKREGAAKPAWTTGGSIGGPRLSGSYWGASGGGFNAGATAPSKAVGRVQPQKEVVSVSAGDKVNHASFGNGTVLSVEGAGDKTVAKVRFDVGEKRLLLRYAPLTKVA; translated from the coding sequence GAGGAGGCCGTGAAGCACGGCGGATCGCCGCTGCTGATCGTCGCGGGCGCCGGGTCGGGCAAGACCCGTGTGCTGAGCCACCGCATCGCGTACCTGCTCGCCACGGGGCGGTCCCACCCGGGGCAGATCCTCGCCATCACGTTCACCAACAAGGCCGCCGCCGAGATGCGCGAGCGCATCGAGGGCCTGATCGGCGACGTCGCCAAGCGCATGTGGATCTCCACGTTCCACTCGTCCTGCGTACGGATCCTCCGCCGGGAGGCGGCCTCCGTGGGCCTGAACTCCAACTTCTCCATCTACGACTCCGCGGACACCCTGCGTCTCATCACGCTCGTCGCCAAGGGCCTGGACCTCGACCCCAAGAAGTTCGCCCCCAAAGCCATCCAGCACAAGATCTCCGCGCTCAAGAACGAGCTGATCGACGAGGAGTCCTTCGCCTCCGGCGTCGACCCGTCGGATCCCTTCGAGCAGGCCGTCGCCGAGGTCTACTCCGGGTACGCGCAGCGCATGCGCCAGGCCAATGCCATGGACTTCGACGACCTGATCGCGCAGACGGTCTTCATGTTCCGGGCCTTCCCCGGCGTGGCGGACTACTACCGGCGGCGCTTCCGGCACGTACTCGTCGACGAGTACCAGGACACCAACCATGCGCAGTACGCCCTGGTCCGGGAGATCGTCGGCGTGCCGGGCGAGTCGTCCGACGACCCCGCCGAACTCACGGTGGTGGGCGACTCGGACCAGTCGATCTACGCCTTCCGCGGAGCCGACGTGCGCAACATCGTCGAGTTCGAGAACGACTACCCGAGCGCCCGCACCATCCTGCTCGAGCAGAACTACCGCTCCACCCAGAACATCCTCAGCGCCGCCAACGCGGTGATCTCCCGCAACCCCGACCGGCCGGAGAAGCGGCTGTGGACCGCCGAGGGCAGCGGTGAGAAGATCGTCGGCTACGTCGGCGAGAACGAGCACGAGGAAGCCCGCTTCATCGCCGAGGAGATCGACCGCCTCCAGGACGAGGAGGACATCCGTCCCGGCGACGTCGCCATCTTCTACCGCACCAACGCGCAGTCGCGGTCCATCGAGGAGATCCTCCTGCGCGTCGGCCTGCCCTACAAGGTGGTCGGCGGCACCCGGTTCTACGAGCGCAAGGAGATCAAGGACGCGCTGGCCTACCTGCGGGTCCTCGTGAACCAGGACGACGTCGTCAACCTGCGCCGCATCCTCAACGAACCGAAGCGCGGCATCGGCGACCGTGCGGAGTACGCCATCGCCGCCCTCAGCGAGCGTGAACGGATCAGCTTCATGGAGGCTCTGCGCCGCGCTGACCAGGCGCCGGGCATGGCCACCCGTTCGGTCAACTCCGTGGCCGGGTTCGTCAAGCTGATCGACGACCTCGCGGAGGTCGCCAGCGGCTCCGGGGCGTCCGCCGCCCTCGAGGCGGTGCTGGAACAGACCGGGTACCTCGAGCAGCTGCGCACGAGCAACGACCCGCAGGACGAGTCCCGGGTGGAGAACCTCGCCGAGCTCGTCGCCGTCGTCCGTGAGTTCGAGCGGGACAATCCCGAGGGCACGCTGGGCGACTTCCTCGAGCAGGTATCCCTCGTGGCGGACGCCGACCAGATCCCGGACGCCCCCGACGGGTCCGCCGCGGACGTGCAGCGCGCGGTCGAGGAGGCCCGACGCCAGGGCGTCGTCACGCTCATGACGCTGCACACCGCCAAGGGCCTCGAGTTCCCCGTGGTGTTCCTGACCGGCATGGAACAGGGGATCTTCCCGCACCAGCGGTCCGCCACCGATCCCAAGGAGCTCGCGGAGGAACGGCGCCTGGCATACGTGGGCCTCACGCGCGCACGCCAGCGGCTCTACGTCACCCGCTCCGAGGTGCGCAGCATGTGGGGCCAGAGCCAGTACAACCCGGCGAGCCAGTTCGTGAGCGAGATCCCCGAGGACCTCATCCTGTGGAAGCGCGAGGGCGCGGCCAAGCCCGCGTGGACCACCGGCGGCAGCATCGGCGGTCCACGGCTCAGCGGGTCCTACTGGGGTGCCAGCGGTGGCGGCTTCAATGCCGGAGCCACGGCACCGTCGAAGGCCGTGGGCCGGGTGCAGCCCCAGAAGGAAGTCGTCTCGGTCTCGGCCGGCGACAAGGTCAACCATGCGAGTTTCGGTAACGGCACGGTACTGTCCGTCGAGGGTGCCGGTGACAAGACCGTCGCCAAGGTTCGATTCGATGTCGGGGAGAAGCGGCTGCTGCTGCGCTACGCACCGCTCACCAAGGTGGCGTGA